In one Spirosoma rigui genomic region, the following are encoded:
- a CDS encoding toxin-antitoxin system TumE family protein yields MQLTCIDGSVLHVRENHISATGWIDYACQWQLPNHQLIRWWDNAHEVPGIATSPHHQHIGSEDNVHPSEPMTLEQVLSFIAVQLT; encoded by the coding sequence ATGCAACTTACATGTATCGATGGCTCTGTTTTGCACGTTCGCGAAAACCACATTTCGGCAACTGGCTGGATTGATTATGCTTGCCAGTGGCAGCTCCCCAATCACCAGCTAATCCGTTGGTGGGACAATGCGCATGAAGTACCGGGCATCGCCACTTCACCCCACCACCAGCACATCGGCTCCGAAGACAACGTGCACCCTTCCGAACCCATGACCCTTGAGCAAGTGCTCTCTTTCATTGCCGTGCAGTTAACGTAG
- a CDS encoding potassium-transporting ATPase subunit F: protein MLLFIISLLVFAYMLYVLIRPERF, encoded by the coding sequence ATGCTTTTATTCATCATCTCCCTGCTGGTTTTCGCCTACATGCTCTATGTGCTGATCCGGCCCGAACGCTTCTGA
- the kdpA gene encoding potassium-transporting ATPase subunit KdpA, translating to MTTEILGVIVMYGLTVLLAIPLGNYLAKVFANKPNALDFMAPVERLIFRIGGIDASRDMHWKENLVALLTVNLVWFVLAFVLLITQGSLPLNPDGNPSMSPDLAFNTAISFLVNCDLQHYSGESGLTYLTQLGVVTFLQFVSAATGIAALVLVFRHFLPEVTERSGNFYTYFVKSITRLLLPISLLVAVILAFNGTPASFDGKDTIVTLQGDTVGVSRGPAAGMIAIKHLGTNGGGWFGVNSAHPLENPNYLTNMVEMVTQVLIPIAMVFALGFYIRRRKFAWVVYGVMTIGMLLLLVPTIVSEVGGNPALAQLGIAQPTGVMEGKEVRFGPMASAYWSIVTTIISTGSVNSMHDSSMPLSGAMQLLGMMTNAFYGGCGVGFLNYYIYLIVAVFISGLMVGRTPEFFGRKVEAREMKIASLIAILHPLLILTGTALATYTLVNWPDADWAVKPATWLSNCNVTPAGFHGFSEMLYEFTSSAANNGSGFEGLGDNNVWWNVSTGFVLLLGRFLPIIGPLAIAGLLAQKKFVPQSMGTLPTDTGTFGLMTFAVIAIIAALAFFPALTLGPLAEFFSLR from the coding sequence ATGACAACAGAAATTTTAGGCGTGATCGTCATGTACGGCCTGACCGTATTACTGGCTATCCCGCTGGGTAATTACCTCGCCAAGGTGTTCGCTAATAAACCGAACGCACTGGATTTTATGGCGCCGGTCGAACGGCTGATTTTCCGGATCGGGGGTATTGACGCGTCGCGCGATATGCACTGGAAAGAGAACCTGGTCGCGTTGCTGACCGTCAATCTGGTCTGGTTTGTACTGGCCTTTGTGCTCCTGATCACGCAGGGGAGCCTGCCGCTCAACCCCGATGGTAACCCGTCCATGTCGCCCGACCTGGCTTTCAATACGGCCATCAGCTTCCTGGTGAACTGCGATTTGCAGCACTATTCCGGTGAGTCGGGGCTTACATACCTGACCCAGCTGGGCGTCGTTACGTTCCTACAGTTCGTGTCGGCGGCAACGGGTATTGCAGCGTTGGTCCTTGTTTTTCGGCACTTTCTGCCGGAGGTGACCGAGCGGTCGGGTAACTTCTACACGTACTTCGTAAAGTCGATCACCCGGCTGCTGTTACCGATTTCGCTGCTGGTCGCTGTGATCCTGGCGTTCAACGGAACGCCCGCCAGTTTTGACGGCAAAGATACCATCGTAACGCTGCAGGGCGATACCGTAGGTGTGTCGCGCGGTCCGGCGGCCGGTATGATCGCCATCAAGCACCTCGGTACCAACGGGGGGGGCTGGTTCGGGGTCAACTCGGCGCATCCCCTGGAGAACCCGAACTACCTGACCAACATGGTCGAGATGGTCACGCAGGTACTCATCCCGATCGCTATGGTATTCGCGCTGGGTTTCTACATCAGACGACGGAAGTTCGCCTGGGTTGTGTATGGCGTGATGACCATTGGCATGCTATTGTTGCTGGTTCCCACCATCGTGTCGGAAGTGGGCGGTAACCCGGCCTTGGCGCAGCTGGGCATTGCGCAGCCAACGGGCGTCATGGAAGGTAAAGAAGTCCGGTTTGGCCCCATGGCGTCGGCTTACTGGAGCATCGTGACCACCATCATTTCAACGGGTTCGGTCAACAGCATGCATGACTCATCAATGCCGCTGTCGGGTGCCATGCAACTGCTGGGTATGATGACTAATGCCTTTTACGGGGGCTGTGGCGTTGGTTTTCTCAACTATTATATCTACCTGATCGTGGCGGTATTCATCTCGGGACTGATGGTAGGCCGTACTCCGGAGTTCTTTGGTCGCAAAGTAGAAGCACGCGAGATGAAAATTGCTTCGCTGATCGCTATTCTGCACCCGTTGCTGATTTTGACGGGTACGGCGCTGGCAACCTATACGCTCGTCAACTGGCCCGATGCCGACTGGGCGGTGAAGCCTGCCACCTGGCTCAGCAACTGTAACGTCACTCCGGCCGGTTTTCATGGCTTCTCCGAGATGCTGTACGAGTTCACCTCGTCGGCGGCTAACAATGGCTCGGGCTTCGAGGGGCTGGGGGATAACAACGTCTGGTGGAATGTTTCAACCGGCTTTGTGCTGCTGCTGGGTCGCTTCCTGCCCATTATCGGGCCGCTGGCTATCGCGGGGTTACTGGCTCAGAAGAAGTTTGTGCCGCAGAGTATGGGGACGCTGCCAACCGATACGGGTACGTTTGGGCTGATGACGTTTGCGGTGATCGCGATCATTGCGGCTCTGGCGTTCTTCCCGGCCCTGACACTGGGACCACTCGCCGAGTTTTTCTCACTACGTTAA